AGCGATCGGTCCCTTTTTATCAAAAGTTTTGAACAGGGCATAGGCCGGGGCAAAAGTTTCGGTTTTGGGTTGTTGCAGATAATTCCTTTACAGGATTAACCTGAATATAATTTTTTACAAGGAGCCAAGAATATGAATAACAATGAAAATCCCTTCAAGAATGTACGGGTAGAATACCACATCCTCCAATCATTCCCCGTATCATGCCTTAACCGGGATGATGTCAATTCACCAAAAACCGCACAAGTCGGCGGTGTTACTCGGGCGCGGGTTAGCAGTCAATGTTGGAAACGACAGGTACGGCTTGCCTTGCGAGAATTCGGTATTGTTTTGGGAAGCAGAACCAAATTAATTTCCACACTTATCGGAAACGCTTGCAAAGCGGAAGGGGCAACCGAAACGCAAGCTAAAGAATGCGGTGATTTGATTGAGAATATTTTTATAAAAAAGGCAGAGTCTGCAAAAAAAAGCTCCGACAAAAAGGAAACCGATAAAGAAGATACTGCTGTGGAAGACACCGGAAAGAGCGATACCCTGTTATTTTTTGCTCCTGCCGAAGTTTCGCTTATTGCAAAGAAATTCAAGGAAAAGAAATTTAAACCCAAAGAGCTTATCATTCAATCGGATGCCAAAAAGCAGGCGAAAGAATTGGCCGAAATTATCGGAAAACAAAAATTGGAAAATGCCAAAAATCTTGGCGGCCTTGATATCGCCCTTTTTGGCCGCATGGTGGCTCAGGCCGCAGAACTGAATATAGAGGCGGCGGCATCCTTCTCCCATGCTATTTCTACCCACGAAATTGCTAACGAAGAAGAATTCTTCACCGCCCTGGATGATAATTCCACCGAGCAGGGTTCGGCTCACATG
This genomic interval from Treponema primitia ZAS-1 contains the following:
- the cas7e gene encoding type I-E CRISPR-associated protein Cas7/Cse4/CasC, which translates into the protein MNNNENPFKNVRVEYHILQSFPVSCLNRDDVNSPKTAQVGGVTRARVSSQCWKRQVRLALREFGIVLGSRTKLISTLIGNACKAEGATETQAKECGDLIENIFIKKAESAKKSSDKKETDKEDTAVEDTGKSDTLLFFAPAEVSLIAKKFKEKKFKPKELIIQSDAKKQAKELAEIIGKQKLENAKNLGGLDIALFGRMVAQAAELNIEAAASFSHAISTHEIANEEEFFTALDDNSTEQGSAHMGSLEFNSATYYRYISLNLGQLYSTLGSGEFIPQAIDAFTKALYIAVPSARQTTQSGASPWEYAKVFVRKGQRLQVPFEAPVKNQGGGFLEPSIEYLKNYIGKQKKLAGSLFGNIAEFDFGDDENFSIDHLVAGIQKAARVK